The following nucleotide sequence is from Aspergillus luchuensis IFO 4308 DNA, chromosome 1, nearly complete sequence.
AATGCTACCATTCGTCCGAGCAACCACCCACCAGACCACATGGCGCCCTCCCAGCTGACGGTCCAGTCTTCCAGTCTTGCTGCCCGTCCGCTGCGGTTTCTTGCTGCACCACGGGTTGACGACGCAAGGGGGCCGGATTACGTGGGGAGCAGAGACAGAGGATTGGAtgaatgggatggaggggatggataggatgggatggcATGCCAGAGCCGTACCTGGATGGTGGAGCACCCCCATCaacagaataagaaaaaataggTAAAAAAACAATAACAACATTGGCTGGCGGAATCTACAAAAAGCCCCATCCGCCAACGGAGTGTCCATCGCGCCGCATTCGACGCATCCTCGTTCGCTCGCCATGGCTGTCTTGCGTTTCAGACCATCGCCGCCCTCCGTTTCACTGCCCTAAACGGGGCTATTGACCTTCggcttctctctctttcagTTGGCCCAGTCCAGGCGCACAGGTGCTGGCACTAGTCCAGTACACTCGTCAATTTTTCCACCATGGCGGCGCCTGCCTTGGCCCAATGCTGACGATTCCTTTTGCGCTGCCTGTCTCCACTTCCTCTTGATCGAGGCCTCCATCaaacccaccatctccccaGAGAGAGAAACGACAGTCAGCCTAGAAGGGGGGCCGATTAGGGCGCAGTCCGTCTATATACCTACCCAAGTCGCCCCGGTTCTATTGCAGCCCCTCCCCGTTTTTATACCCTTCATAGCACACTCCTTATTGCTGTTGCTTTTCAGTATTCAGTCACTCCTTTTTGGACCCTGGTTATAGCGGTGTTAGAAAGACACCCTTAAAAACccatccaactccttcatTTCGGGGACCGAGcactcttctcccccttaTCCAGCGGATACAGATTTCACTGATTGACTCACTGGTCTGAACCATAACATTTGTCCACCATGCAGTGGAAGTCACTCCTTCTGTGTGCCGCCATCGCCGAATCGGCCCTGGCTCGCACTCACGGCCACCAGCGCCGTCAACACGGTCACGGCCACGCCCAGGAGGCTCATGTGGCCGCCCGTGACGTCGAAGTTGAGGTGCACACCGTCGTCAACATCGAGCAcgtcaccctcaccaccaccgtctaCGGCCAGCCCACTGAAGCTGCCGAGGCCGCTactaccagcagcaccatTACTGAGGcagcagccaccaccaccgacgcCGCCACCGCCGGAGCCTTCGTTGAAGTCGACTTGGACGAGGACCTCGCCATCAGCGCCAGCCTGggactctccctctccctgggCCTGGGCTTGGGTGACGACCataccagcaccaccacccacaccagCACTtacaccaacaccaagacCCACACCGCCGCCTCCCAGACAGCTGCTAGCACTACCGCCAGTAGCACCGGCAGCTCCGCCAGCGAGGCCTGGACCGCGACCCCCACCAACGGCGTCTTCTCGACCGCCGGATTCGGCGAGCgcaccaacagcagcagcagcggcgtcACCTACAGCGGCAACGTGGGCAACCCCTGGGGCAGCAACATCCAGGAAGTCAGCGCCAGCGAGGCCTGGCAATACAAGTACGTCATCCGCATGGAAGGCAGCAACACCAAGGACTGGTTCGTCAGCTTCTGGAACAAGATCGGACCGGAtggaaagatggatggatggtacGGACACTCGGCGTTGAACTTCACTCTCGGCGCGGGCGAGACCAAGTACGTTGCCTTCGACGAGAACAGCcaaggtggatggggtgcCGCCGAGGGCGACAGTCTCCCTACCGATGACTATGGCGGTTACTCTTGCACCTGGGGCGAGTTCGACTTCGGAGACACGGATAACAGCGGCTGGTCTGGTTGGGATGTGTCTGCTATCCAGGCTCAGAATGCCGACCAGACGGTCCAGGGTATGCGTATTTGCCAGTACTCTGATAAGCAGTGCTCGTATATCACTACTGACGCCGAGACGGTGGTGAATGCGTACACTGCCTCGGAAGCGTCGGTGGATGGTATTGGTGGCACTTTGTCGTCGGGTGCGGTGCGCTTGACAGTTGAGGTGGATTATAGCTAGATGTgatgtttctttctcttcggtTGTTGATGTCGATGTGGATGTAGATACCTCTTGACTTTCTTGTCTGTTTTGTTTCCATCTTTGTTGATACTgttgtatatatacatcGGATCATGGTGGATTCGTGGAAATATACATAGTTTTACCGATTCACTATATAGTATGGTATCATTATTGTGTGTAGGAAAGTAGTGGCACATGCAAGTAGGTGTAAGAATAGACGAAAAATTGTGGCTGTCAATAGTCTATATACCCTTCTGTGATTTCGATCATCGGGATGTCTCACATTGAAACCGGGGATTGGGGGACGCTGATCCGATCGCGGTGGAGTGGAGCAACCAACGGTCAAAAGTAAAGATCCTGTTTGGGTGCGAGGAGAGAACAGTTGTTGATCGAGGATCGGCCGGCGGTGAGACTCGCTGCAGGCGATGCTCGGAAGGCTCGGATCGCTGCCGCTGTGCCAcaggattgattgattcatgGCTACATTGAGCACTTCTCAGTGGAAATATCTTCATATGGTCAATTGGAGTGAGTATTTATTACCTTGACAGTATTATGAGGATTTGTGAACTGCTCCTTACACTACTTGTTAGAATATTTGAATCCACACAGGAGTCGTACTACCTTGATTTGAAATTCCATTTTGCAGTGCAGGGGAAGATAcaatatatagtagtacCACACATACTAACCTCGAAACCAATCGTAACACATTAACTTAATAGTAGGAACTATGTGACCTGTACAGAATATGTATCATACTACCGCTCAAGAGCGGAATGGCTTGGAAATAATGACTCCAATAGGATATAAGTGTAACTCTGCCTGTTCCTCATCCCTGAGGGTTGTGTTCGATGAGTGAACGAAAGAGTTTTGCTGCTAAAGGGATAATTGAGTTAtctaactaatataaaaggccttcttcaacaactggGTCCCATAGCTCAGTTGGTTAGAGCGTGACGCTAATAACGTCAAAGTCGAgggttcgagcccctctGGGACCATCTTTTTGCAATTTTTTGTATTTGTTGATTTGCTGGCAGCTCTCCCGCCCCGCAGAGATAAGAAGGCTGCAACTATCCAAACTATCAACCCGCCTTCGGAAATTGTAGAAGCAGGACATACAAGTCTACATGACTCTACCAGCAGGACAACATGATCCTGGTGTATTTCCACCAAGAGCTTATCATAGTGAGACTGCTACTGTACAACGAATGACAAATTTGGGAGCACAGCCGTCTCATCGACCAGTCACAGAAACACAATCGCATCGAAACCTTCCACCATTCCCTTGCCAACCAACACTTCCCCATCCTTAGGAGATCATCTCTCACACAAAAGCTTGTACTATACTTCCAAGTCTGCTCATGTCGAACCACGTAGACAATGTCTCGTGGTCTCGAGGCCGTTCCCGGCCAGTTGGTCGTACAAAGGCCCAACTACTCGTCATCGGAGCCCGTCTATGATCagctccccctccaccactacAGGATCAGCGAAAAATAGCAAGCGTGGCTCAGGTTTCGCTATCCCGTAGTGGTgctggggggggggggtgggggggagGCAATCATACCAGGGGTCCGGTACTGATGCAGAAGGGCCTCTGTACGACCCACTAGTAAGTAACTAGCTTCCAGATCACGTCACTTTGCATAGGTAGTTCACGCAAAGTCATGGAGCTCAAGCAGGCCCGTCAAGGCCCATAGCAGCCAGGACGGGCCGCACAGCGTCAACAGAGTTACTATCCATATAGACAGCTCCGATGAGAGCCTCGACGGTGTTGGCCATCACTTTGTCCGACACCATGCCTGCCTGGGATGGATTGACAATGACCAGTTTGTCGAGACCCATTCTACGCCCAACCATTGCAAGGTTGACGTTGCTGGCTTTGGTTTGCAGAATCTTGCTTGTAAATTCTGATGTAAAGGATGAGCATACTTTTCTGGgcaaagaggagagaagaggcttACCTCTGCTTCTTTTGGCTTCGTATCCATCCAAAGTAAGTGCCAACTTGAGAACGGCATCTCCAACATGGGCAAGCTCCTTGTGGCCATCCATGCGGGTTGGCAGCCCGGGCAGGGCAACCCCGGGAGTGACTAACGCCCCCATTCCAATAGTCGGGTTATCGAAGGTGTACCCAAGCGTGAGTTGGGCGGTTTGGACTTTGTCCGCGAGAGAGGGGATCGAAGGCATGGTGCCGGATCTGAGTGACTTGCTGGAGTTGAGGTTGGATTTGAGTGAGATTGGAACTGATCTTGGATGGCCGAAGAAGGACTGTAACGGTAGCCAAGTTCGTAAGGGATGGGTGGGGAACAGAAAACAAATGCGAGGAGGATGGCCCTTATAACTCCTCCCCGGAGGCTGAGGAGAGGGGTTACCATGTGATGTGCTGCATGTGCTGCGCCAACTAGCCTTGCATTTGTTGGTCAGCTTGCATTGAGTATCTTTAACCCTTTCATAGTACAACCGGACCAACTTATTTACAAGGAATGCAGAGTGAACTTGTCTTTCAACTGCTCGAAATGCAAACACATACCCCTCTACAGTAGAGTTACGAAACCATGACCCTATATCATGGAAAAGGTATGAGATTTATCTTGAATTGTTCTGAGGCTGACCGTCCGTACTCCCGCAAGTTAAGCGTCTCAGCCTCGCGGGTTAGCCTACCCCATCGGTCCCGCATAGGCTAAATTCATGTTGTGCCTAGCAGCACCCCCACTCGAATAGTCTGCCTTGGAGCATGTATTGTAACCCAATCAAATACTAAATCAACGACACAGTGAAACGACCGTGCACCAGCTATTGGCGGCTAGAGCCCGTACTCTCTAATGACAACCGTAATCTCCCACTTGCATCAGATAGGTTTTCACAATTTAGCAAAGATTCCAGATGTCCTTCAATCCTCGCAAGATAGTCGAATTGTGGCAGCAGAGCAGAAATCGTTGTTGGTATATGAGCAGGACTGCTTGTCAATCCTGATAAGTATTATCCGGTTTCCTCTACATCCATGTTAATGCCGCCTACAACGCAGCCTTGCGAACGAAGGGGTCAGTGCACCACGACATCCGTGGTCTCTGAAAGCAGAGGACCAAGGATTATGACCCCGCAAGCACTCCCTTGC
It contains:
- a CDS encoding putative allergen Asp F4-like (COG:S;~EggNog:ENOG410PRRT;~InterPro:IPR038903;~SECRETED:SignalP(1-18);~go_component: GO:0005576 - extracellular region [Evidence IEA];~go_function: GO:0019863 - IgE binding [Evidence IEA]); amino-acid sequence: MQWKSLLLCAAIAESALARTHGHQRRQHGHGHAQEAHVAARDVEVEVHTVVNIEHVTLTTTVYGQPTEAAEAATTSSTITEAAATTTDAATAGAFVEVDLDEDLAISASLGLSLSLGLGLGDDHTSTTTHTSTYTNTKTHTAASQTAASTTASSTGSSASEAWTATPTNGVFSTAGFGERTNSSSSGVTYSGNVGNPWGSNIQEVSASEAWQYKYVIRMEGSNTKDWFVSFWNKIGPDGKMDGWYGHSALNFTLGAGETKYVAFDENSQGGWGAAEGDSLPTDDYGGYSCTWGEFDFGDTDNSGWSGWDVSAIQAQNADQTVQGMRICQYSDKQCSYITTDAETVVNAYTASEASVDGIGGTLSSGAVRLTVEVDYS
- a CDS encoding ribonuclease III domain-containing protein (COG:A;~EggNog:ENOG410PSFX;~InterPro:IPR000999,IPR036389;~PFAM:PF00636,PF14622;~antiSMASH:Cluster_1.2;~go_function: GO:0004525 - ribonuclease III activity [Evidence IEA];~go_process: GO:0006396 - RNA processing [Evidence IEA]), with the translated sequence MPSIPSLADKVQTAQLTLGYTFDNPTIGMGALVTPGVALPGLPTRMDGHKELAHVGDAVLKLALTLDGYEAKRSREFTSKILQTKASNVNLAMVGRRMGLDKLVIVNPSQAGMVSDKVMANTVEALIGAVYMDSNSVDAVRPVLAAMGLDGPA